A part of Patagioenas fasciata isolate bPatFas1 chromosome 28, bPatFas1.hap1, whole genome shotgun sequence genomic DNA contains:
- the LOC136113747 gene encoding keratin, type II cytoskeletal cochleal, with amino-acid sequence MGSVLSCSELCPGAQNSPCPMSLEMGAQNSPCPVSLEMGAQNSPCPVSLEMGAQNSPCPVSLEMGAQNSPCSMSLEMGAQNSPCPMSLEMGAQNSPCSMSLEMGAQNSPCPMSLEMGAQNSPCPVSLEMGAQNSPCPVSLEMGAQNSPCPVSLEMGAQNSPCPVSLEMGAQNSPCPVSLEMGAQNSPCPVSLGRTRGRGGGSSEQSRSERDTVPGVSCPSAGPSLRHGSIQQVEGGWEGSQAHPALQAVKRSLFALGPSPAFLTDKRRSRQGSSLTSLLSSTAARSFRRAGDPENTLGAAMSRSVSFSSRSAAAPGISQVRVSTVSSTRGLGGGAGLGRAGGFGSSSLYNLGSSKRISYGGGSSYSVRSGYGYGGFGGGLSPAGIQEVTVNQSLLTPLNLEIDPNIQQVRKEEKEQIKTLNNRFASFIDKVRFLEQQNKMLETKWSLLQDQKTARSNIAPMFEAYISNLRRQLDGLLNDKGRLEGELKNMQDLVEDFKTKYEDEINKRTAAENEFVVLKKDVDAAYMNKVELEAKADALTDEIDFLRSLYEAELQELQAQISDTSVVLSMDNSRNLDLDSIIAEVKAQYEDIANRSRAEAESWYQSKYEALQVTAGKHGDDLRNTKNEISEINRVIQRLQGEIENAKAQRAKLEAAIAEAEERGELAVKDAKAKLAELEAALQKAKADMARQLREYQELMNVKLALDIEIATYRKLLEGEESRLAGDGVGSVNISVVSSSGGGGYAGPGAFLGGGIGLGAGMGSAALGFSSGGGSKSYTVTTTSSSRRSFRK; translated from the exons ATGGGGTCAGTGCTGTCCTGCTCAGAGCTCTGCCCGGGAGCCCAGAACagcccctgccccatgtccctggaaATGGGAGCCCAGAACAgcccctgccccgtgtccctggaaATGGGAGCCCAGAACAgcccctgccccgtgtccctggaaATGGGAGCCCAGAACAgcccctgccccgtgtccctggaaATGGGAGCCCAGAACAGCCCCTGCTCCATGTCCCTGGAAATGGGAGCCCAGAACagcccctgccccatgtccctggaaATGGGAGCCCAGAACAGCCCCTGCTCCATGTCCCTGGAAATGGGAGCCCAGAACagcccctgccccatgtccctggaaATGGGAGCCCAGAACAgcccctgccccgtgtccctggaaATGGGAGCCCAGAACAgcccctgccccgtgtccctggaaATGGGAGCCCAGAACAgcccctgccccgtgtccctggaaATGGGAGCCCAGAACAgcccctgccccgtgtccctggaaATGGGAGCCCAGAACAgcccctgccccgtgtccctggaaATGGGAGCCCAGAACAgcccctgccccgtgtccctcGGCCGCACGCGCGGCAGAGGCGGAGGGAGCAGCGAACAAAGCAGGTCTGAgcgggacacggtgccaggtgtGTCCTGTCCCTCCGCTGGCCCTTCCCTGCGCCACGGCTCCattcagcaggttgagggagggtGGGAAGGCAGCCAGGCACACCCAGCTCTCCAGGCAGTAAAACGATCCCTCTTTGCCCTCGGGCCAAGCCCAGCTTTTCTAACGGATAAAAGGAGAAGCAGGCAGGGGAGCTCGCTCACTTCCCTGCTCTCCAGCACAGCTGCCCGGAGCTTTCGAAGGGCGGGGGATCCCGAGAACACCCTTGGAGCTGCCATGTCCCGCTCTGTGAGTTTCAGCTCTCGCTCTGCGGCCGCCCCGGGGATCAGCCAAGTGCGGGTCAGCACCGTCTCCTCCACCCGGGGACTCGGAGGGGGTGCCGGCCTGGGCAGGGCAGGTGGCTTCGGCAGCTCCAGCCTCTACAACCTCGGCTCCAGCAAGCGGATCTCCTATGGAGGGGGCAGCTCCTACAGCGTTCGCTCTGGATACGGCTACGGAGGCTTCGGCGGGGGGCTCAGCCCCGCCGGCATTCAGGAGGTGACCGTCAACCAGAGCCTCCTGACCCCCCTGAACCTGGAGATCGACCCCAATATCCAGCAGGTGcgcaaggaggagaaggagcagatcAAGACGCTCAACAACAGATTCGCCTCCTTCATCGACAAG GTGCGGTTCTTGgagcaacaaaacaaaatgctggAGACCAAGTGGAGCCTCCTCCAGGACCAGAAGACGGCCCGGAGTAACATCGCGCCCATGTTCGAGGCGTACATCAGCAACCTGCGGCGGCAGCTGGACGGCTTGCTCAACGACAAAGGGCGGCTGGAGGGCGAGCTCAAGAACATGCAGGATCTTGTTGAGGATTTCAAGACCAA ATACGAAGACGAGATCAACAAGCGCACTGCAGCGGAGAACGAGTTTGTGGTGCTCAAGAAG GACGTGGATGCCGCTTACATGAACAAAGTGGAGCTGGAGGCCAAGGCGGATGCGCTGACAGATGAGATTGACTTCCTGAGGTCTCTCTATGAAGCG GAGCTTCAGGAGCTGCAGGCGCAGATCTCGGACACCTCGGTGGTGCTGTCCATGGACAACAGCCGCAACCTGGACCTGGACAGCATCATCGCCGAGGTCAAAGCGCAGTACGAGGACATCGCCAACCGCAGCCGCGCCGAGGCCGAGTCCTGGTACCAGAGCAAG TACGAGGCGCTGCAGGTCACTGCTGGGAAACACGGCGATGACCTGCGCAACACGAAGAACGAGATCTCGGAGATCAACCGCGTGATCCAGAGGCTGCAGGGGGAAATCGAGAACGCGAAGGCCCAG CGCGCCAAGCTGGAGGCGGCCATCGCCGAGGCCGAGGAGCGCGGGGAGCTCGCTGTCAAGGACGCCAAGGCCAAGCTGGCCGAGCTGGAGGCCGCGCTGCAGAAGGCCAAGGCCGACATGGCCCGGCAGCTGCGCGAGTACCAGGAGCTCATGAACGTCAAGCTGGCCCTGGACATCGAGATCGCGACCTACAGGAAGCTGCTGGAGGGCGAGGAGAGCAG GTTGGCTGGTGATGGAGTTGGCAGCGTCAACATCT CCGTGGTCAGCTCCAGCGGCGGAGGGGGCTACGCCGGCCCCGGCGCGTTCCTGGGAGGAGGAATCGGCCTGGGCGCCGGCATGGGCAGCGCCGCGCTCGGCTTCTCCTCGGGGGGCGGCTCCAAGTCCTACACCGTCACCACCACCTCGTCCAGCCGGAGGAGCTTCCGAAAGTAA
- the LOC136113763 gene encoding keratin, type II cytoskeletal 7-like, which yields MSRCSRGGGSGRAGRSFGSSSVALPRNRRSSSAASCHRGGAVGNRGGAVGNRGPGCSSSRSLDGCRPAGAAGRCPPRCGYGAGAAGAGFGCRSPGSGCRAGGASGPRGITPITIDEQLLQPLCLRLDANARAVKHQEKEQIKTLNNKFAAFIDQVRLLEQQNKVLETKWSFLQAQERPRSSAEPALQAFIAHLREQLEALGCDRARLEMELTAAQQLLENNRKMYKDERSRRPRTDSEFVALEKDAGCLLLNKAELEAKLESLKEEAGFLRTFCEEETRQLRANASEPSVVVQMDNSRDLDLGGVAADVRAQYEDIARRSRAEAQAWHESKFEELRVTAGRNAASLQETKAKIAELTRSIQTLSRGLRGARDQRRRLEGALADAEQRGETAAEAAERRLSELRAALQRSRAELARQLRDCRELSSARLGLDIEIATYKKLLEGEESRLRAEGAFPASIPVCRSQGGLALPEPGSLSLNRPPCRSSAGGTARSHGDGAGGRSSASSLGKAPPASKAARSTA from the exons ATGTCCCGCTGCTCCCGTGGTGGCGGCTCCGGCCGCGCCGGCAGGAGTTTTGGTTCTTCCTCTGTAGCTCTTCCCCGGAACCGccgcagctccagcgctgcctcgTGTCACCGGGGCGGTGCCGTGGGCAACCGTGGTGGTGCCGTGGGCAACCGTGGTCcgggctgctccagcagcaggagcctgGACGGCTGCAGGCCCGCGGGAGCTGCCGGACGGTGTCCTCCGAGGTGCGGATACGGCGCCGGTGCAGCCGGCGCGGGGTTCGGCTGCAGGAGCCCTGGctctggctgcagggctgggggggcgTCCGGGCCACGCGGCATCACGCCCATCACCATCgacgagcagctgctgcagccgctCTGCCTGCGACTCGACGCCAACGCGCGCGCGGTGAAGCACCAAGAGAAGGAGCAGATCAAGACCCTCAACAACAAGTTTGCTGCTTTCATCGACCAG GTTCGGCTACTGGAGCAGCAGAACAAGGTCCTGGAGACCAAGTGGAGCTTTCTGCAGGCTCAGGAGCGCCCCAGGAGCAGCGCCGAGCCCGCGCTCCAGGCCTTCATCGCGCACCTGAGGGAGCAGCTGGAAGCGCTGGGCTGCGACAGAGCCCGGTTGGAGATGGAGctgacagcagcacagcagcttctggaaaacaacaggaaaat GTACAAGGACGAACGCAGCCGGCGGCCGCGCACCGACAGCGAGTTCGTCGCCCTGGAGAAG GACGCGGGCTGTTTGCTCTTAAACAAAGCGGAGCTGGAGGCCAAGCTGGAAAGCCTGAAAGAAGAGGCTGGATTCCTGCGAACGTTCTGTGAGGAG GAAACCCGGCAGCTGCGGGCGAACGCCTCGGAGCCTTCGGTGGTGGTGCAGATGGACAACAGCCGAGACCTGGACCTGGGCGGCGTTGCTGCGGACGTCAGGGCTCAGTACGAGGACATTGCCCGCAGGAGCCGGGCGGAAGCGCAGGCCTGGCACGAAAGCAAG TTTGAGGAGCTGCGAGTGACCGCGGGCAGAAACGCCGCCAGCCTGCAGGAGACAAAAGCCAAGATAGCCGAGCTGACACGGAgcatccagacactgagcagaGGCCTCCGCGGAGCCAGGGACCAG CGCCGCAGGCTGGAGGGCGCCCTGGCCGACGCTGAGCAGCGCGGGGAAACGGCCGCCGAGGCCGCGGAGCGCAGGCTCTCCGAGCTGCGGGCGGCGCTGCAGCgcagcagggcagagctggcCCGGCAGCTGCGCGACTGCCGGGAGCTCAGCAGCGCCAGGCTGGGCCTGGACATCGAGATCGCCacctacaagaagctgctggaGGGCGAGGAGAGCAG GCTCCGTGCAGAAGGCGCCTTCCCCGCCAGCATCC CCGTCTGCCGCTCGCAGGGGGGTCTCGCCCTCCCAGAGCCCGGCTCTCTGTCCCTGAACAGACCCCCGTGCCGGAGCAGCGCGGGGGGCACAGCACGGAGCCACGGGGACGGCGCGGGCGGCCGGAGCAGCGCGAGCTCCCTCGGGAAGGCGCCGCCCGCGAGCAAGGCGGCCAGGAGCACCGCGTGA
- the LOC136113765 gene encoding keratin, type II cytoskeletal 6A-like, with protein sequence MSRLCAARNQSRTGFSAASAFTPNAGSAGFCVGSVSHGAACSTAGYGRFAGGFGSRSLYSLGGCRRIAVAARGGGLYGPAAGGAGASGGFGAAAAGAFGFGGAMGGPAFPAVPAGGIQAVSVNQSLLKPLNLEIDPTIQSIRKEEKDQIQTLNNKFASFIDKVRFLEQQNKVLETKWALLQEQGSKTVGNNIEPLFETYIGNLRRQLESLLAERHRLGAELSQAQSLAEELKSKYEEETNKHTAAENEFVVLKKEVDAAHTNRTELQAGLDSLVEEIDFLRALYEAELSQLQAQISDTSVVLTMDNNRSLDLDGVIAEVKAQYEDIAKRSRAEAECWYQSRYEELQAAAGRHGDDLRSTKQEISELNRHVQRLRCEIDSVKKQCSGLEAAIAEAEQRGDAAVKDARAKLAELEAALQKAKAELARQLREYQELMNVKLALDIEIATYRKLLEGEESRLSGEAASAVNISVTRTAAGAGYGGGSCLSFGGGSGVGDGICGTGTGGQGATKSCVVGGGSSSVKYVSTTSASKRCY encoded by the exons ATGTCTCGCCTGTGTGCCGCGAGGAACCAGAGCAGAACCGGCTTCAGCGCCGCTTCTGCCTTCACCCCGAACGCCGGCAGCGCCGGCTTCTGCGTGGGGTCCGTGTCCCACGGCGCAGCCTGCAGCACGGCTGGGTACGGGAGGTTTGCCGGAGGGTTCGGAAGCAGGAGCCTCTACAGCCTCGGGGGGTGCAGGAGGATCGCGGTGGCTGCAAGAGGTGGTGGCCTCTACGGCCCTGCAGCTGGAGGCGCCGGGGCGTCCGGTGGCtttggtgctgcagctgctggcgcCTTCGGGTTTGGTGGTGCCATGGGCGGCCCTGcgttccctgctgtccctgccggGGGCATCCAAGCCGTCTCCGTCAACCAGAGCCTGCTGAAACCCCTCAACCTGGAGATCGACCCCACCATCCAGAGCATCCGAAAGGAGGAGAAGGACCAGATTCAAACCCTCAACAACAAATTCGCCTCTTTCATCGACAAG GTCCGATTCCTTGAGCAACAAAACAAGGTCCTGGAGACCAAGTGGGCCCTTCTGCAAGAACAGGGGAGCAAAACGGTCGGGAACAACATCGAGCCCCTTTTTGAGACCTACATCGGCAACCTGCGCAGGCAGCTGGAGAGCCTGCTGGCGGAGCGGCACCGCCTGGGAGCGGAGCTGAGCCAGGCGCAGAGCCTGGCCGAGGAGCTCAAGAGCAA GTACGAAGAGGAGACCAACAAGCACACGGCTGCCGAGAACGAGTTTGTGGTCCTGAAGAAG GAGGTGGACGCTGCGCACACGAACAGGACGGAGCTGCAGGCCGGGCTGGACTCGCTCGTGGAGGAGATCGATTTCCTCAGAGCCCTCTATGAAGCC GAGCTGTCGCAGCTGCAGGCGCAGATCTCGGACACCTCGGTGGTGCTGACCATGGACAACAACCGCAGCCTGGACCTGGACGGGGTCATCGCCGAGGTGAAGGCGCAGTACGAGGACATCGCCAAGCGCAGCCGCGCTGAGGCCGAGTGCTGGTACCAGTCCAGG TACGAGGAGCTGCAGGCTGCGGCGGGCAGGCACGGGGACGACCTCCGCAGCACCAAGCAGGAGATCTCCGAGCTCAACCGCCACGTCCAGCGCCTGCGCTGCGAGATCGACAGCGTCAAGAAACAG TGCTCCGGTTTGGAGGCGGCCATcgccgaggccgagcagcgcggGGACGCGGCCGTCAAGGACGCCAGGGCCAAGCTGGCCGAGCTGGAGGCCGCGCTGCAGAAGGCCAAGGCCGAGCTGGCCCGGCAGCTGCGCGAGTACCAGGAGCTCATGAACGTCAAGCTGGCCCTGGACATCGAGATCGCGACCTACAGGAAGCTGCTGGAGGGCGAGGAGAGCAG GCTCTCCGGAGAAGCTGCCAGCGCAGTCAATATCT CTGTGACCAGAACGGCCGCCGGAGCCGGTTATGGAGGCGGGAGCTGTCTGAGCttcgggggcggcagcggcgttGGAGACGGAATCTGCGGCACAGGAACCGGCGGACAAGGCGCCACCAAGTCCTGCGTGGTCGGTGGAGGCAGCTCCAGCGTTAAATACGTCTCcaccacctctgcaagcaagcgGTGCTATTAG